A single Parabacteroides timonensis DNA region contains:
- a CDS encoding AraC family transcriptional regulator encodes MITEVFREKSPLSNKDSFILFERTKSSFTFPIHVHNVWELNFVEHAVGARRIVGDSDEIIGEKDLVLVTSTELKHAWLNGNCRSNDIHEITIQFHPTLFSSPAFQKKQFDSITKMLTKAERGLAFGSAEINRILPILRMIPTERGFYSVMKFFILLHELSLSEDARILSKSTSPEYTESDYQMKKILDYLNKNLSNPITIDELAQYMGMSLSTLSRFLKKNTNHNFTDFLQEHRINTVVRELNSNDKECIMDIASRCGFVSQSYFYKLFKKYKGVTPQEYRENYQRMQVIV; translated from the coding sequence ATGATAACAGAAGTTTTCAGAGAGAAGTCACCTTTATCTAATAAAGATAGTTTTATTTTGTTTGAACGCACAAAATCTTCTTTCACTTTTCCAATCCATGTCCATAACGTTTGGGAGTTGAACTTTGTGGAACATGCAGTTGGTGCACGACGCATCGTAGGTGATTCGGATGAGATTATCGGAGAGAAAGATCTGGTCCTTGTCACCAGTACGGAATTGAAACACGCCTGGCTAAACGGGAATTGCCGCTCGAACGACATCCATGAAATCACGATCCAATTTCATCCCACTCTTTTCAGCAGTCCGGCTTTTCAGAAAAAACAGTTCGATTCGATCACAAAGATGCTGACGAAAGCGGAACGAGGACTGGCCTTTGGATCAGCAGAAATCAATCGTATACTTCCCATTCTACGGATGATCCCGACAGAAAGAGGCTTCTATTCGGTCATGAAGTTCTTCATTCTCCTCCACGAACTGTCACTCTCGGAAGACGCACGTATTTTGTCCAAAAGCACATCACCTGAATATACAGAAAGCGACTATCAGATGAAAAAGATCCTCGACTACCTCAACAAGAACCTGTCGAACCCCATCACGATAGACGAACTGGCCCAATACATGGGCATGAGCCTGTCCACACTCTCCCGTTTCCTCAAAAAGAACACCAACCATAACTTCACCGACTTCCTGCAGGAACACCGGATCAATACCGTCGTCCGCGAACTGAATAGTAACGACAAGGAATGTATCATGGATATTGCTTCCCGCTGTGGCTTTGTCAGTCAGTCCTATTTCTACAAGCTTTTCAAAAAGTACAAAGGCGTAACCCCGCAGGAGTATCGC